GTACAGTGTCATTCTGAGGGAGCGTTAGCAACCAAAGAATCTCCTCTTTTAATATTTTTTAGCATGGTAGGTTAATAGGGTTTGGGACACTTCTCAAAATACTACACCACTTACTTTTTATACTCCTCTGCAAGTTTTCTATAGTTTATTGCGTGCTCTACAAGTCCTCTTTTTTCTTCTTCGGTTAATTTTCTTACAGCCTTTGCAGGGACACCTAAAATAAGTGTTCCATCTTCAAACTCAGCATTTTCAAGCACAAGCGCTTGCGCTCCTACAATACAACTTTTACCAATTTTTGCGTTTGATAAAACCACAGCCCCCATGCCTATAAGAGTATTTTCCAAAATTGTTGCAGAATGGATTATTGCATTATGCCCAACTGTAACATTTTCTCCAATAAAACATGTTGTTCCTTCATCTACATGAATTACAGAGTTATCTTGGATGTTTGAATTTTTTCCAATGTAAATCTTTCCAATATCTCCCCTTAATACGCTTCCAAACCATATACTTGCACCATCTTCAATCACTACATCCCCAATAATTGTAGTGTTATCAAAAACAATTGCACCACTTGATATTTTTGGCTTTTTTCCATTAAACTCCAGTATCATACGAACCTCCTTACTTTGTATTATTCAATACTGTTGCAATAGAATAAAGCAAATTAATTGTTTCAAGATGTTTTGATAAAGCGCTAACGGTCCCTTCTTTTATTTCAATTGGAGCCCCCAAAGAAATGGTATTTGCAATGAAAAGGGCGTCTTTATTTTCCATACGCACACATCCATGAGAGTTTGCAAAACCAATCGAAAAAGGCTCGTTTGTGCCGTGCAAACCATAAGATGGCAAATT
The nucleotide sequence above comes from Caldisericaceae bacterium. Encoded proteins:
- a CDS encoding gamma carbonic anhydrase family protein — translated: MILEFNGKKPKISSGAIVFDNTTIIGDVVIEDGASIWFGSVLRGDIGKIYIGKNSNIQDNSVIHVDEGTTCFIGENVTVGHNAIIHSATILENTLIGMGAVVLSNAKIGKSCIVGAQALVLENAEFEDGTLILGVPAKAVRKLTEEEKRGLVEHAINYRKLAEEYKK